GCTTTCCCAGAACGCTCGACAGGTGCTGCCGACGCGCGCCGCGAACGCGGATATCGCCGCGAGTGATCGCGCCGGCGAGCAGGAAGGTTCCCGCCTCGATCCGGTCCGGGATGATCGTGTACTCGACGCCCTTGAGAGACGGGACGCCTTCGACCACGAGCGTGTTCGTGCCGGCTCCGGTGATGCGCGCTCCCATGGCGTTGAGGAAATCGGCGAGATCGACGATTTCGGGCTCCGCTGCGGCGTCATGGATCGTCGAGGTCCCTTCGGCGAGAACCGCTGCCATGAGCACGTTCGCTGTCGCGCCGACGGACGTGCCGTGCGGGCCCATCAGCGACATCTCGGCGCCGCGCAGACGACCCGCCTCGGCGATGATGAAACCGTGTTCCACCCGAACCGTCGCGCCTAGGGCCTCCATGCCTCGCAGGTGAAGATCGACGGGACGGGGTCCGAACGCGCATCCTCCGGGGAAGGAGACTCGCGCCTGTCCGAACCGCGCCAGCAATGGGCCCAAGACGTAGATCGACGCGCGCATCTTGCGCACCAGGTCGTAGGGAGCCTCGATGCCCAGCGAATCGCTGGCGCCGATTGAGAGCGAGCCATCGTGGTAGGAGGTACGGACGCCGAGATGCTCGAGAACGCCGCAGAGCGTCTCGATGTCTTTGAGATCGGGAACCCCGTGGATGCGGCTGTCCGTCGTGCCGAGGATGCCGGCGGCGACGGCGACCGGAAGTGCGGCGTTCTTCGAGCCGCTGACCTCGAGGACGCCTTCGAGAGGAATGCCGCCGTTGATGACGAATCGGTCCATCGGAGTGCTCCTGGATCGGTGCGAACGCGAGGCAGTTGGGAGAACGCTGTGCGAAGCGCGCGTTCAGTCGGCTCAGTCGTCGGATCGACGCGCGACGACGACCCGCTCAACCCCTGCCAGGTCCTTGACGGTCGCCACATCGACGAATGCCTGAGTCGCGCGGACCATCTCGACGACAAGGCTGGATTGACCCGCGCCAACCTCGAGTGCCAGCCAGCCGCCGCCAACGATGCGCGCTGGCGTTTTTTCGACCAGACGCCTCAGCAAGCACAAGCCGTCAGCGCCGCCGTCCAGCGCAAGCCTGGGCTCGTGCTCGGCGATCTCCGGCTCGAGGTCGGCGCAGTCAGCGCTTGGGATATAAGGTAAGTTCGACACGACAGCCGTGAAGGTTTCACGCGGATGGAGCGCGCCGAACAGGTCGCCGCATCGGAAGGCGATGCGCGATTCGACGCCATGCCGCGAGGCGTTCTTGCGAGCCACCGCGAGCGCGCCTGCGGAAATGTCCGCGGCGACCGCTTCCATGCGGTCGGGTCCGATCTCGCGCGCGATGGCGATGACTATGGCTCCGCTGCCAGTGCCAACGTCGAGCACTCGGATCGGCGCTCCGGCAGGACGCTTCTGCAGACAACCGACCACGGTTTCGACCAGCGTCTCCGTGTCGGGTCGAGGAACGAGGACGTCGCGCGTGACCCAGAACGGCAGCCCCCAGAACTCCTTCTCGCCGACGATGTAGGCAACGGGTTCTCTCGCGGCGCGACGGCGCACGAGCTCTCGGTACACGTCGAGCACATCGGCAGGCACGATCTGCTGGAACCCGACGTAGAGGTCCATCCGGCTCTTGCCTGAGGCATGCGCGAGCAGCAACTCGGCGTCCAGCCGAGGCGTCGAGACGCCCCGCTGTCCGAGATACTCACTGACGGACCCGATCAGCTCGAGCGTCCGCCATTGCCGATCAGCGCGGTCGGTCATCGAGCCACGTCCTCCAGGTCTCGTCACGGGCGGGCGCTGGGTTGGGCGTCCGAGTTCTTAGGCTCCGTGCGAGATGTCGGCAGACTGAGTGGTTCATTTCGAAAACCGGTTACGATTCGTAGGGGCGACCCGACAGGTCGCCTTCGTCGTGAAACGGGCGACGCCCCGCGTCGCCCCTGCTCCACGCCGTCCGTTGATTCGGCGGATATCTACACGACCGACCACTGAGACGGTCCAGGGTTCAACGCCCACCCAGGTAGGTGATCCGCTCGCGCGCGATCTCGGCGTGGTTCCCGTCTGGATCGAGCGCGATGAGCTGATGCCATCGCTCCAAAGCGCCCCCGATGTCGCCGGATGCCTCCAGAGCCAACGCCAGGTTGTACAGCGCGAGCTCCGAACGTGGATCGAGGCTGACGGCTCTTGTCAGGTACGGGAGCCCTTCGTCAGACCGTCCGATGTTGTGCAAGCCGTAACCATAGTTCATCAGCGCTTCTGGATCGTCCGGGGCGAGCTCGACGGCTCGCCCCAGCGCATCTAGCGCCTCGGAGCGTACCGCGCCCTCGCCATGCCGCAGACCGAGGAAACCGAAGTCCTTGAGCACTTCAACATCGTCGGGAGCGCCCTTCACTGCCCGTCGAAGCATTTCGAGAGCGCGGGTTCCTTGATCGGAGTTGGCGTAGACATCCGCGAGGTACAGAAGCCCCTCGATCCCCATGAAGCCGAGCTCGTCAGCCCGCTCGAACGCGCGCGTCGCCTCTGCCGTGGAAGACTGGCGTTTGTAGGCGACTCCGAGCGCGTAGTGCGCGCCGCCGAGGCTCGGATCCAATGCGACGGCGCGGCTCAGATGCTTGAGGGCGTCTTCTGGGTCGTAGAGCCGCACGAACCCCGTGTTTCCCATCGTGAAGTTGAGGAGGAAGACGCCCCATCGATAGTAGAGCTTCGCGTTCGTCGCGTCGAGCTCGGACGCCTCCTGATAGAGCCGCAGGGCTTTCAACTGCCCCAGGTCGTCGTAGATGGTTCCCAGACGGAACCGCCATTCGGCATTGCTGGGAACCAGGGCGACCGCTCGTTCGTACGCGCCAGCCGCTTCACGCAGATGAGCCCGCCATGCGTCCTTGTCGCCGGCATCGCGCGCCGCTTTCGCGAGCTGGACCAGACCGTCGCCGAGTTCCGCCTCCTTCTGCGGCATGTCGGGGGATGTCGCCAAGAGCTGTCGCGTCGTCTCGACGTACGCTTCCGTGTTTCCTTCGCGTCGATAGACCTCCGACAAGGGAGCCAAGACGCTCGGATCCGCGTCTGCGCCGGCGCTGGCGGCAGCGGCTTTGAGCTCTTCCGCAGCCTGCTCCGGGGCTTCTTGCGAAAGCAGAACCGCCAGTTCGGCTCGTGCAGCGGCGTTCGACGGATCGGCTGCCTTGGCGAGTTCGAATCGGCGTCGAGCGGCGGCTCGGTCGCCGGTCTTGAGGAGGAGCTTGCCGACGAACAGCTGCAGATGGGCGTTGCCGGGTTCTCTCTCCAGGGCTCGCTCCAGCGTCGGCAGCGCCTTGAGTGTGGTTGAGCCCTTCAGCTCCTCGACGACATCGGCGTACCGCTTGTCGAGCGCCAACGCGCTCCGTATCGACAGGATCGCGTACCGACCGTTGTCGTTATCCAGGAATATGTTCGCCAACTCGTAACGGGACCTGGCGTTGTCGGGATCGTACGTCCGCGCGCGGCGGTACATGTCCACCGCCTTGTCCGACTCGTTCTGGTGAGCGTAGATTTTGCCCAGCGCGTAGTAGATCGCAGGCGACCGCTGCCGATGACGTAGCGCGATCCCGAGGTGTTCAGCCGACTCGTCGTACCGTCCCTTGATGCGCAGCACTTCCGCCAGTCGCAAGCGAGAATCCACGTCGTCGGGCTCGTGGTCGAGAATCTCGCCGAGGACCACCTCCGCCTGTGTATAGTCCCGGCTCTGTAGATGGACGTTCGCCGCGATATGGCGCGCTTCGGCGTCGTACGTCGGCTCGTCATCCGACGCCATCGCCGGGTCGAGCAGGGGTCTCAGAGTCTCCAACGCTGTCGCGCTGTCGCGCAGCGCGTAAGCGGCTTCGGCGACCCGTCGTCGGGCTTCGGCGTCTCCCGGTAGGAGAGCCATCGCCGCTTGCAGATGCTCGAGCGCCTGCTCCATCTGGCTCGTAGTCACGCCCGGAGTTGACAGACGTCGGAGCAACTCACCGTATCCATATCGAGCCAGCGCGTCGTCAGATGATGCATCGACGCGGCTCTGGAGGTACGCCAGCGCCTCGGATGCCTGGCTTGCCTTCGTGATACGGTCGAGCGCCGCACGGTAGCCGGCGCACGTTTGGGCGGTCTCGGCGAACGCCTGAGCGACGCTCATCGACGCCGCCTCGGACGCCTTTCCCGCCGCCAGCATAAGCAGTACCGCTGCCGCCACTGCGACGCGTCCCATCGCACTTCCTCGGATTCCTATCGACCCGTCCGCCTCGTACGAGACGAACGATGTTCGTCGCCTTCGGTTGACGTGTCGCCCGGAAGCT
This is a stretch of genomic DNA from Candidatus Poribacteria bacterium. It encodes these proteins:
- the murA gene encoding UDP-N-acetylglucosamine 1-carboxyvinyltransferase, with product MDRFVINGGIPLEGVLEVSGSKNAALPVAVAAGILGTTDSRIHGVPDLKDIETLCGVLEHLGVRTSYHDGSLSIGASDSLGIEAPYDLVRKMRASIYVLGPLLARFGQARVSFPGGCAFGPRPVDLHLRGMEALGATVRVEHGFIIAEAGRLRGAEMSLMGPHGTSVGATANVLMAAVLAEGTSTIHDAAAEPEIVDLADFLNAMGARITGAGTNTLVVEGVPSLKGVEYTIIPDRIEAGTFLLAGAITRGDIRVRGARRQHLSSVLGKLTEADVWLDWDGKDCRVTVPNGIRSVDVSTETYPGFPTDMQAQFMGLMCLAQGTSRITENIYIERFMHVPELQRMGAQIALDDNAALVSGVRSLSGAPVMASDLRAGVVLVLAALAAQGETVVSRVYHIDRGYERIEHKLSSVGADIRRVAD
- the prmC gene encoding peptide chain release factor N(5)-glutamine methyltransferase; the encoded protein is MTDRADRQWRTLELIGSVSEYLGQRGVSTPRLDAELLLAHASGKSRMDLYVGFQQIVPADVLDVYRELVRRRAAREPVAYIVGEKEFWGLPFWVTRDVLVPRPDTETLVETVVGCLQKRPAGAPIRVLDVGTGSGAIVIAIAREIGPDRMEAVAADISAGALAVARKNASRHGVESRIAFRCGDLFGALHPRETFTAVVSNLPYIPSADCADLEPEIAEHEPRLALDGGADGLCLLRRLVEKTPARIVGGGWLALEVGAGQSSLVVEMVRATQAFVDVATVKDLAGVERVVVARRSDD
- a CDS encoding tetratricopeptide repeat protein; translation: MGRVAVAAAVLLMLAAGKASEAASMSVAQAFAETAQTCAGYRAALDRITKASQASEALAYLQSRVDASSDDALARYGYGELLRRLSTPGVTTSQMEQALEHLQAAMALLPGDAEARRRVAEAAYALRDSATALETLRPLLDPAMASDDEPTYDAEARHIAANVHLQSRDYTQAEVVLGEILDHEPDDVDSRLRLAEVLRIKGRYDESAEHLGIALRHRQRSPAIYYALGKIYAHQNESDKAVDMYRRARTYDPDNARSRYELANIFLDNDNGRYAILSIRSALALDKRYADVVEELKGSTTLKALPTLERALEREPGNAHLQLFVGKLLLKTGDRAAARRRFELAKAADPSNAAARAELAVLLSQEAPEQAAEELKAAAASAGADADPSVLAPLSEVYRREGNTEAYVETTRQLLATSPDMPQKEAELGDGLVQLAKAARDAGDKDAWRAHLREAAGAYERAVALVPSNAEWRFRLGTIYDDLGQLKALRLYQEASELDATNAKLYYRWGVFLLNFTMGNTGFVRLYDPEDALKHLSRAVALDPSLGGAHYALGVAYKRQSSTAEATRAFERADELGFMGIEGLLYLADVYANSDQGTRALEMLRRAVKGAPDDVEVLKDFGFLGLRHGEGAVRSEALDALGRAVELAPDDPEALMNYGYGLHNIGRSDEGLPYLTRAVSLDPRSELALYNLALALEASGDIGGALERWHQLIALDPDGNHAEIARERITYLGGR